In one Streptomyces marincola genomic region, the following are encoded:
- a CDS encoding alpha/beta fold hydrolase, which yields MRLRWPLRLPGRRRRFAAGAAALALVAGAGTWAVTARDAAPAVDRHDRVAELPLAPGSEQTVRVDTSYFTAGGTGRPRPAVLLGHGFGGSKDDMRPAAERLAREGYAVLTWSARGFGDSTGRIGLNDPDAEVADVRHLIDWLAGRPEVLLDAEGDPRVGVAGSSYGGAVALLAAGHDERVDAIAPRVTYWDLSEALFPDGVFKRLWAGILFTTGSTEGLDPGGQAAEGARDAEGAPGCGRFTAELCDLYERVAVAGEPDEDALRLLRDRSPAAVADRIDVPTLVIQGQHDSLFPLGHGDAIARAVRDNGAPVAVDWTWAGHDGGISEDDRVEERVTAWFDHHLKGETDTGTGPAFRATRITGFDSTNGATLLRGAEGDRYPGLTGDQRTVELAGDAQTFVNPAGGSPPAISAVPGLGALSEATALGFGVSLDIPGQYASFESEPLDEALRVTGTPTVRLHVRSDAPSAVLFAKVYDIAPDGEERTLPAQLVTPVRVDGADTGAGRTVDVALPAVDHPFEAGHRMRLVLSTTDLGYASPAAPATHTVSLAGPGLSVPTAPGVGTGGTTLPWWVAGLPLAGAAVAAALLLTGRSARRAPPPDPALADVPLRITGLSKRYAGATDRYAVRDLSFQVARGQVLGLLGPNGAGKTTTLRMLMGLITPDAGEIRLFGHAVAPGAPVLSRVGAFVEGAGFLPHLTGRANLELYWRATGRPAADAHLAEALDIAGLGTAVDRAVRTYSQGMRQRLAIAQAMLGLPELLILDEPTNGLDPPQIRAMREVMTRYAEDGRTVIVSSHLLAEVEQTCTHLVVMAGGRLVRAGPVADIVGHGGTLFVGTQGPVTDALVERVAALPGVADARPAEGGLLVRLDGGPPGARAGEGDGARAAALLAELVRLGVPVHSVSPHRRLEDAFLTLIGGDR from the coding sequence ATGAGACTCCGCTGGCCCCTTCGCCTGCCAGGGCGCCGCCGCCGTTTCGCCGCGGGCGCCGCCGCCCTCGCGCTGGTCGCGGGCGCGGGCACCTGGGCCGTCACCGCCCGGGACGCGGCACCCGCCGTCGACCGGCACGACCGCGTGGCCGAACTGCCCCTGGCACCGGGCAGCGAGCAGACCGTGCGCGTCGACACCTCCTACTTCACCGCGGGCGGCACCGGCCGCCCCCGGCCCGCCGTGCTCCTCGGCCACGGTTTCGGCGGCAGCAAGGACGACATGCGCCCGGCGGCGGAACGCCTCGCCCGCGAGGGCTACGCCGTGCTCACGTGGTCGGCCCGCGGGTTCGGCGACTCCACCGGCCGGATCGGCCTCAACGACCCGGACGCCGAGGTCGCCGACGTCCGCCACCTCATCGACTGGCTCGCCGGACGCCCCGAGGTGCTCCTGGACGCCGAGGGCGACCCGCGCGTCGGCGTCGCGGGCTCCTCCTACGGCGGCGCCGTCGCGCTGCTGGCCGCCGGGCACGACGAGCGGGTCGACGCCATCGCGCCGCGCGTCACCTACTGGGACCTCTCCGAGGCGCTGTTCCCCGACGGCGTCTTCAAACGCCTGTGGGCGGGCATCCTGTTCACCACGGGATCGACCGAGGGACTCGACCCGGGCGGGCAGGCCGCCGAGGGCGCACGGGACGCGGAAGGCGCCCCGGGCTGCGGCCGGTTCACCGCGGAACTGTGCGACCTGTACGAGCGCGTGGCGGTCGCGGGCGAGCCCGACGAGGACGCGCTGCGGCTGCTGCGCGACCGCAGCCCCGCCGCCGTGGCCGACCGCATCGACGTGCCCACCCTCGTCATCCAGGGCCAGCACGACTCCCTGTTCCCCCTCGGCCACGGCGACGCCATCGCCCGCGCCGTGCGGGACAACGGCGCGCCCGTCGCCGTCGACTGGACCTGGGCCGGGCACGACGGCGGCATCTCCGAGGACGACCGCGTCGAGGAACGCGTCACCGCGTGGTTCGACCACCACCTCAAGGGCGAGACGGACACCGGCACGGGACCCGCCTTCCGCGCGACCCGTATCACCGGCTTCGACTCCACCAACGGCGCCACCCTGCTGCGCGGCGCCGAGGGCGACCGCTACCCGGGCCTGACCGGCGACCAGCGGACGGTGGAACTGGCGGGCGACGCGCAGACGTTCGTCAACCCCGCGGGCGGCTCGCCGCCCGCGATCTCCGCGGTGCCCGGACTCGGCGCCCTCAGCGAGGCCACCGCGCTCGGCTTCGGCGTATCCCTCGACATCCCGGGGCAGTACGCGAGCTTCGAGTCCGAGCCGCTGGACGAAGCGCTCCGCGTCACCGGAACCCCCACCGTCCGCCTCCACGTCCGCTCCGACGCGCCGTCCGCCGTTCTGTTCGCGAAGGTGTACGACATCGCGCCCGACGGTGAGGAACGCACCCTGCCCGCCCAGCTCGTCACGCCCGTCCGCGTCGACGGCGCGGACACCGGCGCGGGCCGCACCGTCGACGTGGCGCTGCCCGCCGTCGACCACCCCTTCGAGGCCGGGCACCGCATGCGGCTCGTGCTGTCCACCACCGACCTCGGATACGCCTCGCCCGCGGCGCCCGCCACGCACACCGTGTCCCTGGCCGGGCCCGGCCTCTCGGTGCCCACCGCCCCCGGCGTCGGCACCGGCGGCACCACGCTGCCCTGGTGGGTCGCGGGACTGCCCCTCGCGGGCGCGGCCGTCGCCGCCGCGCTGCTGCTCACCGGCCGCTCCGCACGCCGCGCCCCGCCGCCCGACCCCGCGCTCGCCGATGTCCCGCTGCGGATCACCGGGCTGTCCAAGCGCTACGCCGGGGCCACCGACCGGTACGCGGTCCGCGACCTGTCCTTCCAGGTCGCCCGCGGCCAGGTGCTCGGGCTGCTCGGCCCGAACGGCGCGGGCAAGACCACCACGCTGCGCATGCTGATGGGCCTCATCACCCCGGACGCCGGGGAGATCCGCCTCTTCGGGCACGCGGTCGCGCCCGGCGCCCCGGTGCTCTCGCGCGTCGGCGCGTTCGTCGAGGGCGCCGGGTTCCTGCCCCACCTCACCGGCCGGGCGAACCTGGAGCTGTACTGGCGCGCCACCGGGCGGCCCGCCGCCGACGCGCACCTGGCCGAGGCCCTGGACATCGCGGGTCTTGGCACCGCCGTGGACCGCGCGGTGCGCACCTACTCCCAGGGCATGCGGCAGCGCCTGGCCATCGCCCAGGCCATGCTGGGGCTGCCCGAGCTGCTGATCCTCGACGAGCCGACGAACGGGCTCGACCCGCCGCAGATCCGCGCCATGCGCGAGGTGATGACCCGGTACGCCGAGGACGGCAGGACCGTCATCGTCTCCAGCCACCTGCTCGCCGAGGTCGAGCAGACCTGCACCCACCTGGTCGTCATGGCCGGCGGCCGGCTCGTGCGGGCCGGGCCGGTGGCCGACATCGTGGGGCACGGCGGGACGCTGTTCGTGGGCACGCAGGGCCCGGTGACCGACGCCCTGGTCGAGCGGGTCGCCGCCCTGCCGGGGGTGGCCGACGCGCGGCCGGCCGAGGGCGGGCTGCTGGTCCGCCTCGACGGCGGCCCGCCCGGCGCGCGGGCGGGGGAGGGCGACGGCGCCCGCGCCGCCGCGCTGCTCGCCGAACTGGTCAGGCTGGGCGTCCCGGTGCACAGCGTGAGCCCGCACCGGCGCCTGGAAGACGCCTTCCTCACCCTCATCGGAGGTGACCGATGA
- a CDS encoding MDR family MFS transporter: protein MTHPEIMRALTGLLLGMFTAILSSTIVTNALPRIVGDLGGGQSAYTWVVTATLLAMTASMPLWGKLADLYSKKTLIQISLIIYAVGSVVAGLAQSPGMLIAVRVVQGLGVGGLVGLSQVILAAMISPRERGRYSGYLGATFAVATVSGPLIGGVITDTSWLGWRWCFWIGVPVAAVALVVLQRTLRLPHTRREVRIDWAGAGLISAAVSLLLIWVTLAGDRYAWASWQTAAMVGGALALGGLFLLVERRASDPVIPLRLFREPTIALTSVASLFIGVAMFSGTVFFSQFFQLARAESATMSGVLTIPMIAGLFVSSTVSGRLITRTGRWKYWLVAGGVLVTAGMGLLGTMRHDTPYWHIAAFMALTGLGIGMMMQNLVLAAQNRAAPRDLGAASSLVAFFRSFGGAIGVAALGALLAGRVAAYTDDGLSRLGGAEAQAARGATGDGAIPDLNALPGPLREVIESAYGHGVADIFLVAAPCALIALLITVFIKETTLRTTTDGEPAKS, encoded by the coding sequence ATGACGCACCCGGAGATCATGCGGGCCCTCACCGGCCTGCTGCTGGGGATGTTCACCGCGATCCTCTCCTCGACGATCGTCACCAACGCCCTGCCGCGCATCGTCGGGGACCTCGGCGGCGGCCAGTCCGCCTACACCTGGGTGGTCACCGCGACCCTGCTCGCGATGACGGCGTCCATGCCGCTGTGGGGCAAGCTCGCCGACCTGTACAGCAAGAAGACGCTGATCCAGATATCGCTGATCATCTACGCGGTCGGGTCGGTCGTCGCCGGACTGGCGCAGAGCCCCGGCATGCTGATCGCGGTGCGCGTCGTGCAGGGGCTCGGCGTGGGCGGCCTCGTCGGCCTCTCCCAGGTCATCCTCGCCGCGATGATCTCCCCGAGGGAACGCGGCCGGTACAGCGGCTACCTGGGCGCCACGTTCGCGGTGGCGACGGTCAGCGGCCCGCTGATCGGCGGTGTGATCACCGACACCTCGTGGCTCGGCTGGCGCTGGTGCTTCTGGATCGGCGTGCCGGTCGCCGCCGTGGCCCTCGTCGTGCTCCAGCGCACGTTGCGGCTGCCGCACACCCGGCGCGAGGTGCGCATCGACTGGGCGGGAGCCGGCCTGATCAGCGCCGCCGTCTCGCTGCTGCTGATATGGGTGACGCTGGCGGGCGACCGCTACGCCTGGGCCTCGTGGCAGACGGCCGCGATGGTCGGCGGCGCGCTGGCGCTCGGCGGGCTGTTCCTGCTGGTCGAGCGCCGGGCGAGCGACCCGGTGATCCCGCTGCGCCTGTTCCGCGAACCGACCATCGCGCTGACGTCGGTGGCCTCCCTGTTCATCGGGGTGGCGATGTTCAGCGGCACCGTCTTCTTCAGCCAGTTCTTCCAGCTCGCGCGCGCCGAGAGCGCCACGATGTCGGGCGTGCTGACCATCCCGATGATCGCCGGCCTCTTCGTCTCCTCGACGGTCTCCGGCCGGCTCATCACCCGCACCGGGCGTTGGAAGTACTGGCTCGTGGCCGGCGGCGTGCTGGTGACCGCGGGCATGGGCCTGCTCGGCACCATGCGGCACGACACCCCGTACTGGCACATCGCCGCGTTCATGGCGCTGACGGGCCTGGGCATCGGCATGATGATGCAGAACCTGGTGCTCGCCGCCCAGAACCGGGCCGCCCCGAGGGACCTGGGCGCCGCCAGTTCCCTGGTCGCCTTCTTCCGGTCCTTCGGCGGTGCCATCGGGGTCGCGGCGCTCGGCGCCCTCCTCGCCGGCCGCGTCGCCGCCTACACCGACGACGGGCTGTCCCGCCTCGGCGGCGCCGAGGCGCAGGCCGCCAGGGGCGCCACGGGCGACGGCGCCATCCCTGACCTGAACGCGCTGCCGGGACCGCTGCGCGAGGTGATCGAGAGCGCCTACGGGCACGGAGTCGCCGACATCTTCCTCGTGGCCGCGCCCTGCGCCCTGATCGCCCTGCTGATCACGGTCTTCATCAAGGAGACGACGCTGCGCACCACCACGGACGGCGAACCGGCCAAGAGCTGA
- a CDS encoding DUF4037 domain-containing protein, whose protein sequence is MTTPSFVPGLELSRRFYLEAVRPLLAECAPGVTHSAARLGSGSEVLGFDTARSADHEWGPRLHLFLRPRDVARHGPGITAWLSERLPKTFLGHPTHFAPTGEAGIRVMRPTEGPVHHRVEVRDPGTWLTGLLGFDPRGDIAPEDWLAAPTQLLAEVTSGAVFHDGLGALGPVRAALRWYPHDLWLHVLACQWRRISQEEAFVGRCGEVGDELGSAVVAARLARDLMRLCLLMDRRYPPYGKWLGSAFARTPQAPALGPVLTAAVAATDWHTREHHLARAYEAVAAAHNRLGLTEPVDPATRPYHRRPFRVLHAERFAAALHARVTDPHIASLPVSGAVDQFVDSTDVLSRPGRARAATRALLTPPAEERRTPL, encoded by the coding sequence ATGACCACGCCGTCCTTCGTCCCAGGGCTCGAACTCTCCCGACGCTTCTACCTCGAAGCCGTACGGCCGCTGCTGGCCGAGTGCGCGCCCGGGGTCACGCACTCGGCCGCCCGCCTGGGCAGCGGCTCTGAAGTCCTGGGGTTCGACACCGCCCGTTCCGCCGACCACGAGTGGGGACCGCGCCTGCACCTCTTCCTGCGCCCGCGGGATGTCGCGCGCCACGGCCCGGGGATCACCGCCTGGCTCTCCGAACGCCTGCCGAAGACGTTCCTCGGCCACCCGACGCACTTCGCCCCCACGGGTGAGGCGGGCATCCGGGTCATGCGGCCCACCGAGGGGCCGGTCCACCACCGGGTCGAGGTGCGGGACCCGGGCACCTGGCTGACCGGGCTGCTGGGCTTCGACCCGCGCGGGGACATCGCCCCGGAGGACTGGCTGGCCGCGCCCACCCAGCTCCTCGCCGAGGTCACCTCGGGCGCCGTCTTCCACGACGGGCTCGGCGCACTCGGACCGGTGCGCGCCGCACTCCGCTGGTACCCCCACGACCTGTGGCTCCACGTGCTCGCCTGCCAGTGGCGGCGGATCTCCCAGGAGGAGGCGTTCGTGGGCCGGTGCGGCGAGGTGGGCGACGAACTCGGCTCCGCCGTCGTCGCCGCCCGCCTGGCGCGCGACCTGATGCGGCTGTGCCTGCTCATGGACCGCCGCTACCCGCCCTACGGCAAATGGCTCGGCAGCGCCTTCGCCCGGACCCCGCAGGCGCCCGCCCTCGGCCCTGTCCTCACCGCCGCCGTCGCCGCCACCGACTGGCACACCCGCGAGCACCACCTGGCCCGCGCCTACGAGGCCGTCGCCGCGGCGCACAACCGGCTCGGCCTCACCGAGCCCGTCGACCCCGCCACGCGGCCCTACCACCGCAGGCCCTTCCGGGTCCTGCACGCCGAACGCTTCGCGGCGGCCCTGCACGCCCGCGTCACCGACCCGCACATCGCCTCGCTGCCGGTGAGCGGCGCGGTCGACCAGTTCGTCGACAGCACCGACGTGCTCAGCCGCCCCGGCCGGGCCCGCGCGGCGACCCGCGCGCTCCTCACGCCACCGGCGGAGGAACGCCGTACCCCGCTGTGA
- a CDS encoding ATP-binding cassette domain-containing protein has protein sequence MHTTPTSPAMSLPVAAGGSAHVRAENVTVTRGSRQILKDVSVTVSARSRIAVVGENGRGKTTLLHVLAGLIGPDEGTVHRAGTLGLARQELTARAGETVGTLTSEALAASLAALAALDEATLAMTAGAEGADDRYAAALDAATRLDAWDAERRVDVALEALGACTDRDRPLAELSVGQRYRVRLACLLGARHDVLLLDEPTNHLDAGGLDFLTRRLREHPGGLAVVSHDRALLRDVANRYLDLDPTRDGTPRLHAGGYDAWQDARRRERERWEQEHEEQQAEQRRLKEAVSRARDRLSTGWRPDKGTGKHQRQSRAPGVVQALKRQQDALEAHRVDVPAPPPALRWPEPGIRPGAPQLRARGVAFSGRLAGPVDLALDAGDRLLVTGPNGAGKSTLLAVLAGALAPTAGEVRAAEGARVVLVSQETADRDPGLAAREVHARHVGRLVAAGRLREADAVPLAALGLLDAEAMRTPVGHMSQGQLRRLDLALALAVRPGLVLLDEPTNHLSSALVDELTDALGGTGAAVVVATHDRQLLRDLAHWPRLRLGGPPAPVAGAGG, from the coding sequence TTGCACACCACCCCGACCTCACCCGCCATGTCCCTGCCCGTCGCCGCGGGCGGCAGCGCGCACGTGCGCGCCGAGAACGTCACCGTCACCCGCGGGTCCCGGCAGATCCTGAAGGATGTCTCGGTCACCGTCTCCGCCCGGTCCAGGATCGCCGTCGTCGGAGAGAACGGCCGCGGCAAGACCACCCTGCTGCACGTGCTCGCCGGCCTCATCGGGCCCGACGAGGGCACCGTGCACCGGGCCGGCACCCTGGGCCTGGCCCGCCAGGAGCTGACCGCGCGGGCCGGCGAGACCGTCGGCACCCTGACGTCCGAGGCGCTGGCCGCCTCGCTCGCGGCCCTCGCCGCGCTCGACGAGGCGACCCTCGCCATGACCGCGGGCGCGGAAGGCGCCGACGACCGCTACGCCGCGGCGCTCGACGCCGCCACCCGGCTCGATGCGTGGGACGCCGAGCGCCGCGTCGATGTCGCGCTCGAAGCCCTGGGCGCCTGCACCGACCGCGACCGCCCCCTCGCCGAACTCTCGGTCGGGCAGCGCTACCGGGTCCGGCTGGCGTGCCTCCTCGGCGCGCGGCACGACGTGCTGCTGCTCGACGAGCCGACCAACCACCTCGACGCCGGCGGCCTCGACTTCCTGACCCGCAGGCTGCGGGAGCACCCGGGCGGCCTCGCCGTCGTCAGCCACGACCGCGCGCTGCTGCGCGATGTCGCGAACCGGTACCTCGACCTCGACCCGACCCGCGACGGCACACCGCGTCTCCACGCGGGCGGCTACGACGCCTGGCAGGACGCGAGGCGCAGGGAGCGCGAGCGCTGGGAGCAGGAGCACGAGGAGCAGCAGGCCGAGCAGCGGCGGCTGAAGGAGGCGGTGTCGCGGGCCCGCGACCGGCTGTCCACCGGGTGGCGGCCCGACAAGGGAACGGGCAAGCACCAGCGGCAGTCCCGCGCGCCCGGCGTCGTGCAGGCCCTGAAGCGGCAGCAGGACGCGCTGGAGGCGCACCGCGTCGACGTGCCCGCGCCGCCGCCCGCGCTGCGCTGGCCGGAACCGGGCATCAGGCCGGGCGCGCCGCAGCTGCGGGCGCGCGGGGTCGCGTTCTCCGGGCGGCTGGCGGGGCCGGTCGACCTCGCCCTCGACGCCGGTGACCGGCTGCTGGTCACGGGGCCCAACGGCGCGGGCAAGTCCACGCTGCTCGCGGTCCTGGCCGGCGCGCTCGCCCCCACGGCGGGGGAGGTCAGGGCGGCGGAGGGCGCGCGCGTCGTCCTGGTGTCCCAGGAGACCGCGGACCGGGACCCCGGTCTTGCCGCCCGCGAGGTGCACGCCCGGCACGTGGGGCGCCTGGTGGCCGCCGGGCGGTTGCGCGAGGCCGACGCCGTTCCGCTCGCGGCGCTCGGTCTGCTGGACGCCGAGGCGATGCGCACGCCGGTCGGGCACATGTCGCAGGGGCAGCTGCGGCGTCTCGACCTGGCGCTCGCGCTGGCGGTGCGGCCCGGTCTCGTCCTGCTCGACGAGCCGACCAACCACCTGTCCTCCGCGCTGGTCGACGAGCTGACCGACGCGCTCGGCGGCACCGGCGCCGCCGTCGTCGTGGCCACGCACGACCGGCAGTTGCTGCGGGACCTCGCGCACTGGCCCCGCCTGCGGCTGGGCGGCCCGCCCGCGCCGGTCGCCGGCGCGGGCGGCTGA
- the wrbA gene encoding NAD(P)H:quinone oxidoreductase, translating into MSSAVKLAVIYYSSTGTSAAIAKEIADTAEKAGAEVRLLKAAELAPAEAIASNEAWAAHAEASAAVPVATPDDVDWADAVIFGTPTRFGNVSSQLKQFLDQLGGLWSQGRLADKVYSGFVTTATRHGGQESTLLALYNSVHHFGGILVAPGYTDPAKFADGNPYGTSHVDAQGSNPVADETFTAARVQAARVVKVAAALKAGAAA; encoded by the coding sequence ATGAGCAGCGCCGTCAAGCTTGCCGTCATCTACTACTCGTCGACCGGAACGAGTGCCGCCATCGCCAAGGAGATCGCCGACACCGCGGAGAAGGCCGGCGCCGAGGTGCGGCTGCTCAAGGCCGCCGAGCTGGCCCCGGCCGAGGCCATCGCCTCCAACGAGGCGTGGGCCGCGCACGCGGAGGCCAGCGCCGCGGTGCCGGTGGCCACCCCTGACGACGTGGACTGGGCGGACGCCGTGATCTTCGGCACACCGACCCGGTTCGGCAACGTGTCCTCGCAGCTGAAGCAGTTCCTCGACCAGCTCGGCGGGCTGTGGAGCCAGGGCCGCCTCGCGGACAAGGTCTACAGCGGCTTCGTCACCACGGCCACCCGGCACGGCGGGCAGGAGTCCACGCTGCTCGCCCTCTACAACTCCGTGCACCACTTCGGCGGCATCCTCGTCGCCCCCGGTTACACGGACCCGGCCAAGTTCGCCGACGGCAACCCCTACGGCACCTCGCACGTCGACGCCCAGGGCAGCAACCCGGTGGCCGACGAGACGTTCACCGCCGCCCGCGTGCAGGCCGCCCGCGTGGTGAAGGTCGCCGCCGCGCTGAAGGCCGGCGCCGCGGCCTGA
- a CDS encoding DUF397 domain-containing protein, whose protein sequence is MSDHKRQPPASTGHIYNGMPAGELGTEGWRKPWSGPNGGNCVEALKLADGRVALRQSTDPEGPALIYTVHEIETFISGAKRGEADFLFA, encoded by the coding sequence ATGAGTGACCACAAGCGTCAACCGCCTGCCTCGACGGGGCATATATACAACGGCATGCCCGCCGGTGAGCTGGGGACCGAAGGCTGGCGCAAGCCGTGGAGCGGCCCGAACGGCGGCAACTGCGTGGAGGCGCTGAAGCTGGCCGACGGCCGGGTCGCCCTGCGGCAGTCCACCGACCCGGAGGGCCCGGCGCTGATCTACACGGTGCACGAGATCGAGACGTTCATCAGCGGAGCCAAGCGGGGAGAAGCGGACTTCCTGTTCGCCTGA
- a CDS encoding helix-turn-helix domain-containing protein, producing MAEARSGPTVGQIVLGLRLRDLRERAGCSFGDAAAALSVNTTTVRRMEKAEVGLKPLYVKALLERYDVPAAEAESFLHLVEEANRPGWWHRFRDVLPDWFSLYVSLEGEASLIRAYEPHCVPGLLQTEDYARVLLRTGFPNAPQKEIERRVALRMERQELLSRQRAPLLWAVVEEQVLRRRVGEPSVMRGQIDRLIEATALPNVTLQIMPFSAGPHPGMFGPFQLFRFEIPELPDIIYAESLTGAVYHDERPDTVAYLEVLDRLGAQAAPVHDTEAILGAIRKEL from the coding sequence GTGGCAGAGGCGCGGTCGGGACCGACCGTGGGGCAGATCGTCCTCGGGCTGCGCCTGCGCGACCTGCGGGAGCGGGCCGGGTGCTCGTTCGGTGACGCGGCTGCCGCCCTGAGCGTGAACACCACGACCGTGCGGCGCATGGAGAAGGCCGAGGTCGGTCTCAAGCCGCTGTACGTCAAGGCGCTGCTGGAGCGGTACGACGTGCCCGCGGCCGAGGCCGAATCGTTCCTTCACCTGGTGGAGGAGGCGAACAGGCCCGGCTGGTGGCACCGCTTCCGCGACGTGCTGCCCGACTGGTTCAGCCTCTACGTGAGCCTTGAGGGCGAGGCCAGCCTGATCCGCGCCTACGAGCCGCACTGCGTTCCCGGCCTGTTGCAGACCGAGGACTACGCGCGCGTGCTGCTGCGCACCGGTTTCCCGAACGCCCCGCAGAAGGAGATCGAGCGCCGGGTCGCGCTGCGCATGGAGCGCCAGGAATTGCTCTCCCGCCAACGGGCCCCCTTGCTGTGGGCCGTGGTCGAGGAGCAGGTTCTGCGCCGGCGTGTCGGAGAGCCATCCGTCATGCGCGGGCAGATCGACCGGCTGATCGAGGCGACGGCGCTGCCGAACGTCACGCTTCAGATCATGCCGTTCAGTGCCGGTCCGCATCCCGGCATGTTCGGGCCGTTCCAGCTGTTCCGGTTCGAGATCCCGGAACTGCCCGACATCATCTACGCCGAGAGCCTGACCGGCGCGGTCTACCACGACGAGAGACCCGACACCGTCGCGTACCTCGAAGTGCTCGACCGCTTGGGTGCGCAAGCCGCACCGGTTCACGACACCGAGGCGATTCTCGGTGCGATTCGCAAGGAGCTCTGA
- a CDS encoding ATP-binding protein, with translation MSPLHGTTPLPLPRPLPASAPPHSTRRGERFELPALAASVAAARSRIALRVGHWGLPDTIKDTAELVISELFTNAIVHTDSDVVRCRIEATGALRLLIEVTDQGPGLAKRAPHPADADAEHGRGLLLLDALAARWGVIAPDRATGCTVWAEIRP, from the coding sequence GTGTCCCCACTTCACGGCACGACACCGCTGCCGCTCCCCCGACCGCTTCCCGCTTCGGCGCCGCCGCACTCCACCCGGCGCGGCGAACGTTTCGAACTGCCCGCGCTCGCCGCCTCCGTGGCCGCGGCGCGCAGCAGGATCGCCCTGCGCGTCGGGCACTGGGGACTGCCCGACACGATCAAGGACACGGCGGAACTGGTCATTTCCGAACTGTTCACCAATGCCATTGTGCACACGGACAGTGACGTGGTGCGGTGCAGGATCGAGGCCACCGGGGCGCTGCGCCTGCTCATCGAGGTCACCGACCAGGGCCCAGGACTGGCCAAGCGCGCCCCGCACCCCGCCGACGCCGACGCGGAGCACGGGCGCGGCCTGCTGCTGCTCGACGCGCTCGCGGCCCGGTGGGGCGTCATCGCCCCGGACCGCGCGACGGGCTGTACGGTCTGGGCCGAGATACGCCCCTGA